A genomic stretch from Fusarium musae strain F31 chromosome 9, whole genome shotgun sequence includes:
- a CDS encoding hypothetical protein (EggNog:ENOG41), with the protein MGTPHMGSEKAEDLVVVQKLASLMKLQTAVATNLTKELRAFSNSVQDINMEFTIDVHRSIKLLCCYESHPQRLPNGAKEIVSESCGKVNPANLAKIVPQWSAVLQGVDNIDLNCTHSGLPKFASPLHPRFELFWGEVERLVRLAEPPPIKPLKKAPTWTDEDVTQPSPRSRQNAPLRRRHEVGKASKASRDSAIRSSVDKLLKEVTSRINVDLPMQYETAVSQAQNRTQPEKFDVKEFSDFTRLLRSVTPENKGLDREAPHWQTCSWILEDATFVKWKENKSGSLLFITGSPGCGKSNLAKYIQGAMKDSNDERWEESLVIPFYCDSLESSRHNPPILDLVVQSMLSKYITMSQATRKKLESVLETLGVDRQKSRSPLETENSGHFFQLMEIVQLLATAEDTRPTCLIIDGLDQCEDEFIIRLLRGLDTIFRRESSALALKVVVTSRMADSIRGFALANNHIEVTPDLILNDIQKVVDEEVDRIILSRRIATVGRASVSAVIVERSNGSFLFASAVLKELWHIKDTGANSVFTLVTSCPPTMEAIYQQDMDRIQNERNDLFQLIQIICIARSTLRIEEAKEILRFLNPSVTRTYDLAGDLTRTCQRLVRFGVEDTLELLHQTLYDFILDTYDADLVHQTLATACLKYVREIDWEPYYDPWTDYCRDALADHYIFLEYSSAWLRYHLKFFGPDTYKISGDLWDFIRSPAGEKWRYYTFQRQRTWESRSPSPTRSPALFRAQTPTPSRSRSRSSKGSRTRSPPAIERPQTPSSATGTQKGNIIEAGYLSDGTDDSMSKCNSDGSGGRGRLTPTAQTSIRSAKPPLVLLAQWDADLVIKEIFSHALEHTPNRFLHRIRDLLIHVSPKSKQQVEEDLETLVNDIWEGTTAIHYAAAQPGAALEVLLPFARNIDLPDNDGSTPLILAAVRGHCRSVRALLKAGAKVDAVDPWNQTALFTAVDVGAVDVVRTLLEFGADPDISSINGHSPLALATGKNSSEMVEILLEFSADLDAPAFDGKPIPFLASWMGSTDALEILVRHIDVDQVWRNERLIHMACFKGWKGVVDKLIEKHANLNDPPRDLPKASPVALAVESGHSDILRALLAAGAAVECPVKGMSSPLHIAVAAQNLLGCELLLDAGCQVNAEDKDGSTALSIAADLNDLDMVECLISHGADPSRPDYETPLHIAVDWGNFDMVEIILSSRFFSDIDAKGEKGFTALGIAATTGRLDIVSMLLDHGADPNMRTGPHNSGAPLHIAANKGHRSIVIELLKRGADPYPETTKESSAFHAACIGGWLDVMETFLEVVDNVGELVNFEWGWAGTPLKAAASGGRLDAVKLLLSKGADPNKQLQSKINKGQTIIHAAAGGGNTQVLEVILGVVDDSSLEILDRAQRTPLWYACVEGHEDMVKYLLERGASTDVIFDDGENIIPTIVSGGSEKNLKLVLEKNPDLDTDCILADGETPLFKAVYCGHGKIVSILLERGADVNSRSKYGNVPVFGAITNRQNETLRILLEHESIDLTQRDSFDRTALQIALQSGTSLMPAMVLGAAKDSEVETILTENRDMYGLNAYDLTRPEANNPAPFDRCVEGVRQDAQSLLDDFDLHGVRWERLGKFLLQLGSYSFAQIALQRSARVVETTPLVLKHDNYCDMCLDTIAGPRYVCCTCCTVDLCEVCARRDKKPGNRTWTCDYHSFLAINLPKIQGPDVMLRTEVDFHVPSRLSPIEEVESETSQGWTEADGNEYFREPPSLLDDEGAQDDVSLSSGDTSNSHTMAIEPISTQSSTAVTSYSFNDGELLDNATNKSRVLAKEEWSDRTEDELREFLEAVLKTFTTYQTPNGISKWNFSADGWTLRYKDDALKSTWVEGDENAKLIPSVREWTPLQPLTEAYYYLSGLSYLMADVPLYLVATGLAFHGYEDEALKRRKRLQRLHHKVIFPVRRHGEVVV; encoded by the exons ATGGGGACTCCTCATATGGGATCGGAAAAGGCTGAAGACCTCGTCGTTGTGCAGAAATTGGCATCTTTGATGAAACTTCAAACGGCTGTTGCAACAAACCTCACAAAAGAACTCCGAGCGTTCTCAAACTCAGTACAAGATATCAACATGGAATTTACTATTGATGTTCATCGTTCCATCAAGCTCCTATGTTGCTATGAGTCCCATCCGCAGCGGTTACCGAATGGAGCAAAAGAAATTGTAAGTGAATCTTGCGGCAAAGTCAATCCCGCTAACTTGGCCAAGATAGTCCCTCAATGGTCTGCTGTCCTTCAGGGTGTCGACAACATCGATCTAAATTGTACGCACTCTGGATTGCCAAAATTTGCTTCACCTTTACACCCACGGTTCGAGCTGTTCTGGGGTGAAGTTGAAAGGCTAGTGAGGTTGGCTGAACCACCTCCGATCAAACCCTTAAAAAAGGCACCCACATGGACGGACGAAGATGTTACACA GCCGTCACCTCGGTCACGCCAGAACGCTCCTCTCCGGCGTCGACATGAAGTTGGGAAAGCATCAAAAGCCTCTAGAGATTCGGCAATTCGCTCAAGTGTCGATAAACTATTGAAAGAAGTTACAAGCCGCATCAATGTCGACTTACCAATGCAGTATGAGACTGCCGTGTCTCAAGCTCAGAATCGGACACAACCGGAGAAATTTG ATGTTAAGGAGTTTAGTGATTTCACCCGCCTTCTTCGCTCTGTGACACCCGAGAATAAAGGTCTTGATCGCGAGGCTCCTCACTGGCAGACATGCTCATGGATATTGGAAGATGCCACTTTCGTCAAATGgaaggagaacaagagtGGCAGTCTCCTATTCATTACAGGGAGTCCTGGATGTGGCAAgtcaaacttggcaaagtACATCCAGGGTGCAATGAAAGATTCGAACGATGAGAGGTGGGAGGAGAGCCTCGTCATACCATTCTACTGTGATAGTCTGGAGAGCTCTCGACACAATCCTCCAATATTGGATCTTGTTGTCCAATCTATGTTGAGCAAGTATATCACCATGTCACAAGCGACAAGAAAAAAGCTGGAATCAGTCTTGGAAACCCTTGGGGTTGATAGACAGAAGTCACGATCACCTCTCGAAACCGAGAATAGCGGACATTTCTTCCAACTGATGGAAATTGTTCAATTGCTGGCGACGGCTGAAGATACGAGGCCAACTTGCCTCATAATTGATGGTCTAGATCAATGTGAAGACGAATTCATCATCCGGTTGCTCCGTGGGTTAGACACGATTTTCCGTCGCGAGTCTTCTGCTTTAGCCCTCAAAGTTGTTGTAACATCACGCATGGCAGACTCGATCCGAGGGTTCGCGCTCGCAAATAACCACATAGAAGTCACTCCAGATCTGATCCTCAATGATATCCAAAAAgtagttgatgaagaagtcgacCGCATTATCTTGAGTCGCCGGATAGCCACTGTTGGACGAGCTTCTGTTTCCGCCGTCATTGTTGAGAGGTCGAATGGAAGTTTCCTTTTCGCATCAGCAGTCCTCAAGGAACTGTGGCACATCAAAGACACAGGGGCTAACTCAGTCTTTACACTCGTTACAAGCTGTCCTCCAACCATGGAAGCGATATATCAACAAGACATGGACCGCATTCAAAATGAACGCAATGACTTGTTTCAGCTGATTCAGATTATTTGCATAGCAAGGTCGACCTTGAGAATagaagaggccaaggagatccTTCGGTTTCTAAATCCATCGGTAACGAGGACTTACGATCTTGCCGGCGATTTGACAAGAACATGCCAGCGGCTAGTTAGATTTGGCGTTGAGGACACTCTCGAGCTTTTGCACCAGACTCTTTACGACTTTATTCTCGACACGTACGATGCCGACCTTGTACATCAAACCCTCGCAACCGCATGCCTTAAATATGTTAGGGAGATAGATTGGGAACCATATTACGACCCATGGACAGACTACTGTAGAGATGCTCTTGCAGATCACTATATATTTCTGGAATACTCTTCGGCTTGGCTCAGGTATCATTTGAAGTTCTTTGGGCCTGATACCTACAAGATATCTGGGGATTTATGGGATTTCATCCGCTCCCCAGCTGGGGAAAAGTGGCGATATTATACATTCCAGAGACAACGTACTTGGGAATCTAGAAGCCCATCTCCAACAAGATCGCCTGCGTTATTCAGGGCTCAGACACCGACTCCTTCTAGGTCTAGAAGCAGGTCCTCGAAAGGGTCCAGGACTCGATCGCCCCCTGCAATAGAACGCCCACAGACCCCTTCCTCAGCTACTGGCACGCAGAAGGGAAATATAATCGAGGCTGGATACCTATCGGACGGCACAGACGATAGTATGAGCAAATGTAACTCTGACGGATCTGGAGGCCGCGGGCGATTGACCCCCACGGCTCAAACTTCCATTCGATCAGCAAAACCACCCTTGGTGTTGCTCGCTCAGTGGGACGCGGATCTTGTGATCAAAGAGATCTTCTCTCACGCCCTAGAACATACCCCAAACCGCTTCCTTCACAGAATCCGTGATCTTCTTATTCATGTTTCCCCGAAGTCAAAGCAACAGGTCGAAGAAGACCTAGAGACACTTGTCAACGACATATGGGAAGGCACTACAGCAATACACTATGCTGCAGCCCAGCCGGGGGCAGCTTTGGAGGTGCTTCTGCCTTTCGCAAGGAATATAGACCTGCCAGATAATGACGGGTCAACACCTTTGATCCTTGCCGCAGTCCGTGGCCATTGCCGGAGCGTGCGGGCTCTCCTCAAGGCCGGCGCCAAGGTAGATGCTGTTGATCCATGGAACCAAACGGCATTGTTCACCGCGGTTGATGTTGGCGCAGTGGATGTTGTTCGAACACTGCTTGAGTTTGGGGCCGACCCTGATATTTCATCTATCAACGGTCATTCACCACTTGCGCTTGCTACAGGGAAGAACAGTTCAGAAATGGTTGAAATATTATTGGAGTTCTCAGCGGACCTTGATGCTCCCGCATTCGATGGAAAACCCATCCCTTTCTTAGCTAGCTGGATGGGAAGTACTGATGCTCTCGAGATCCTGGTACGACATATAGACGTGGATCAAGTTTGGCGGAATGAGCGCTTGATTCACATGGCGTGCTTCAAGGGATGGAAAGGGGTCGTTGACAAGCTTATCGAGAAGCATGCAAATCTCAATGATCCTCCCAGAGATCTGCCAAAAGCTTCACCAGTGGCTCTGGCCGTTGAGTCGGGCCATAGTGATATTCTGAGGGCCCTTTTAGCTGCGGGTGCTGCAGTCGAGTGCCCTGTGAAGGGAATGAGCTCTCCCCTACACATCGCAGTGGCGGCTCAGAATTTACTAGGATGTGAGCTACTCCTTGATGCTGGGTGCCAAGTCAACGCGGAAGACAAGGATGGAAGCACGGCTCTTTCAATAGCAGCAGATCTAAACGATCTCGACATGGTCGAATGCCTTATCTCTCACGGAGCTGATCCAAGCAGACCGGATTATGAAACACCACTTCATATTGCGGTCGACTGGGGGAATTTTGACATGGTCGAAATTATTCTTTCGAGTCGGTTCTTTTCCGATATAGACGCGAAAGGTGAAAAAGGATTCACAGCTCTTGGTATCGCAGCGACAACTGGGAGATTGGACATCGTCAGTATGCTTCTTGATCACGGAGCAGATCCAAACATGCGGACTGGACCACATAACTCAGGCGCTCCACTACACATCGCAGCCAACAAAGGTCATCGAAGTATAGTGATAGAACTCCTGAAGCGAGGAGCAGATCCTTACCCGGAAACTACCAAAGAGTCAAGTGCCTTTCATGCTGCTTGTATAGGGGGCTGGTTGGACGTGATGGAAACCTTCTTGGAGGTTGTTGATAATGTTGGCGAGTTGGTCAACTTCGAATGGGGCTGGGCTGGAACTCCTTTGAAAGCAGCTGCATCAGGTGGGAGACTGGATGCAGTGAAGCTACTTCTCAGTAAAGGCGCCGACCCAAACAAACAGCTGCAATCCAAGATTAATAAGGGCCAGACTATCATCCATGCCGCCGCTGGGGGAGGTAATACCCAGGTTTTGGAAGTCATACTCGGCGTAGTCGATGATTCGTCACTTGAGATACTTGATAGAGCTCAAAGGACACCGCTATGGTACGCTTGTGTGGAAGGACACGAGGATATGGTCAAATATCTACTTGAAAGAGGAGCGTCAACAGATGTCatctttgatgatggagaaaacATCATACCTACCATTGTGTCTGGTGGATCTGAGAAGAATCTGAAACTTGTATTGGAGAAGAATCCCGACCTCGACACCGACTGCATCTTAGCAGATGGCGAGACCCCATTATTCAAGGCGGTTTATTGTGGCCATGGCAAGATCGTGTCGATCCTCTTGGAACGTGGTGCAGATGTGAACAGTAGATCGAAATATGGAAACGTCCCAGTCTTTGGGGCGATCACCAATCGTCAGAATGAGACTTTACGGATTCTTCTTGAGCATGAGTCTATCGATCTGACTCAGCGGGACTCCTTCGACCGGACTGCGCTTCAGATAGCACTGCAATCAGGGACGAGTTTGATGCCTGCTATGGTGTTAGGTGCTGCCAAAGACTCGGAGGTAGAGACGATACTTACCGAGAACCGAGACATGTACGGGCTCAACGCTTATGACCTGACCAGGCCTGAAGCCAATAATCCAGCGCCATTCGATCGCTGTGTCGAAGGTGTACGTCAGGACGCCCAAAGCCTATTGGATGATTTCGACCTACACGGAGTAAGATGGGAGCGCCTTGGCAAGTTCCTGCTCCAGCTTGGGTCGTACAGTTTCGCCCAAATTGCTCTTCAAAGAAGTGCTCGAGTTGTAGAGACAACCCCCTTAGTTTTGAAGCATGACAACTATTGTGATATGTGTCTTGACACAATTGCAGGTCCTCGCTACGTTTGTTGCACATGCTGCACAGTCGACCTCTGCGAAGTGTGTGCCAGACGGGACAAGAAACCGGGGAATCGGACTTGGACCTGTGATTATCACTCCTTTCTTGCTATCAACTTGCCCAAGATACAGGGCCCAGATGTAATGTTGAGGACTGAGGTTGACTTCCACGTACCATCACGGCTGTCTCCCATCGAGGAGGTAGAATCTGAAACTAGCCAAGGGTGGACAGAAGCAGATGGTAATGAATACTTTCGGGAGCCGCCATCTCTGCTGGATGATGAGGGTGCCCAGGATGACGTCTCTTTATCCTCGGGCGACACTTCCAACAGCCATACAATGGCAATCGAACCTATCTCCACACAGTCGTCGACAGCAGTGACTAGCTACTCTTTCAACGACGGCGAACTCCTAGATAATGCGACTAACAAGAGCCGTGTGTTAGCAAAGGAAGAGTGGTCAGACAGAACTGAGGACGAGCTTCGAGAGTTTCTCGAAGCAGTTCTCAAAACTTTCACTACCTACCAGACGCCAAATGGAATATCCAAGTGGAACTTTTCGGCCGATGGGTGGACGTTGAGGTATAAAGATGATGCTCTGAAATCCACATGGGTGGAGGGGGATGAGAATGCGAAGCTTATCCCGTCTGTACGAGAGTGGACGCCGCTTCAGCCGTTGACAGAAGCATACTATTACCTGTCAGGGCTTTCGTATCTCATGGCAGACGTACCACTGTACCTAGTTGCAACTGGCCTAGCGTTCCATGGatatgaagatgaagccttgaaaagaaggaagaggttgcAGCGGCTGCACCACAAGGTGATCTTTCCTGTGAGGCGTCATGGGGAAGTCGTAGTCTGA